In the genome of Mastomys coucha isolate ucsf_1 unplaced genomic scaffold, UCSF_Mcou_1 pScaffold21, whole genome shotgun sequence, the window CCTGGACAGTCTCAGGCAGGGAGGGGGCTGATAGCCTAGGGATTCAGGAAGCAGAATATGGGTCAGACCCAGGAGACAACATCCCAGAAGCTACTGGAAGAGTCTGGGTCCTAGAAGAGGCTGGCCAGGGAGACCAGCAGGATGAGATCAACAAGCAGAGAGAGGCTGAAGTTAGGTTTCTGATCCAGACCCTGGAGACTGAGAGAACCCTAGAGATGACTGAAGACCAGATAGCAGGAAAGGGGGCTATGGGAGACCAGGAGACAGGGATCAGCTTTGAGGATGAGGAGAGGCAAGACTTAGGCATTAGGGATAATGGCGTGAGTCTGGAAGAGGAGGTGCAGGCCGAAGAATCCTCCAGGGAGAAGAGGAGCTCCTGGACCACAGAGGCTATACCACTCCTACCCACGGAGGCTAAAGAGGAACCTGACCTGGAAGACTCTCCACAAGCCAGGCCCGTGGAGTTGTTTGTGGGAGAGAAGAGTGAAGCAGCTCAGATGACACCAGAGGGACTGAGAGTAAAGGTGGCTGAAGGACAGGACCCTGAGCAGATGAGAGGTTCCCAGACCTTAACTAAACAACttgaggaaggacagaaggatcGGGAAGAGACTAGTGGAACTCCAGACCTGAGCTCAGAGGGGATGCTAAGCTTGAAGGAATATCCTTGGCCTGTGGGGTTTGCAGGTCCTGAGCTAGAAGTCTGGGGAAACTGGAGTAGGGGTGTGGAGAGTAGAAACAGCCAGGAGGTAAAAGCAGATGCTGAAGCAGGCAAGGAACAGACTGCACCCGAGCAGGCAGTGGAGGTCCAGGCTGAAGGAGGCCAGGAGGTCCAACAGCCGGAGGTCTTCGGGtcaggaggagaagaggaactTACCTCCATAGCACTTAACCCAGAGCTGGAGGGACACcaaggaacagaggcagggacaggacagtCAGTGGAGGAATCCAAGCCCACAGAGAACGAGGCTGCTGAGGGGGAGGCTGCAgtgccttgggaggcagatggaacTTGCAGGAAGAGGAGCCTGCAGGAGTTGGCTCTGAGCCCACAAGACCAGGAGGATACACAGACCAGTTATTTGGCTGATGAGATTATTGTGGGTATTGGGGCTGTGGATGCCAAGGAAGGGCCAAAATGGGAAGCTGGTTTGGCTCCAGAAACAGAACTTGGGGAAGCCTGGTATTCAGAGGGCAGAGGGGAGGCTGGGAGAGGCACCGGGTTGGAGGAGGTTATAGAGAAGCAAAGTGGGCAGGAAGTTGGCTTGGAGGGTTCAGCAGAGGAGAAAGTGTCTGGCTATGACATCCAAGAAATCGGTGGGACTAAAGAGGGGGAACAGGCAGAGATGGAGACATCTGTAATGACAGAAGTAAACGGGAGGGATGGTGTGACTTTAGGCTCccaggcagagagagcagaggggtcCATAACCCCCGTGGAGGCTGAGGGGCTTCTAAGAGATCAGATGCTGTTGAAAGAagaagctgggggagggcagTCACAAGAGTGGAAGGTCCACAACTCAGAGGGCGAGATCCAAACGCtacaagaggaggaggatgccACGTGTGAAGCACAGAGGACAGAGAGCCTCGAGACCTATCCTGGGCTGGAAGACTCTTCAGGCCAGGAGGGGCAGCAGACACACCAAATCCCCACAGTAACTGTCCCTGTGCCCTCGGAATCAGCTGAGGCCACAGCAGGTGCCCCAGGGGATGTTCACAGCAACTGGAATGAGGTGAGGGCTTCATCAGGGCCCCAAGAGGGACAAGCCAAATCTGGAAGTCAGTTCTCCACAGTTCTCTGTGTCCCTTGCCCTGCAGGCCCTGCTCCCTGGATCCCGCCTGGATGTCTCTGTTCCTCGGAGTCGTGTGCTCCTCTCACGAAGTTCCTCACGGCGGCGCTCGAGGCCCTCTTTCCATCGAAACTCTGTTCCTGAGCCACAGTGTGACCCTCCCAGTCCCGAACCTCAGGAAGAGCGGACCTTCCCTGAGCAACCCCTTCCTCAGCTAGAGGAAACTCCAGAGCTAAGTGCCACAAAGCCCGAAAGGACTCCAGTACCAGCCAGAAGAAAAGTGCTGGGGCGTGGGTAGGCACAGGGGCACTAAGCTTGGGTCGGTGAGGAGGCTGTGGGAAGCTGGGGTCCAGCTCCCACAGCTCCCATGGGTCTGTTCCTTCTACAGGTTTGGCTTTGCGCAtccaggcatgatgcaggagctGCAAGCCCGACTAGGCCAGCCAAAGCCGCAGTGACAGGGCCTAGAGCCCTAGTGAGAGAGGCAAAGGGACAGTCCGAAGGCTCTTCTGGACCCTGGTTACTCTTGACTCCCTCAGCCACTGGAACACATCTTTTAAATCTTCCGGGCCTCAGCTAAACCAGATATTTATGAAGACCTTGAATCTAAGGAGTCTGATTAAGCTAGTGGGGGACCTGTTCCACTGGCATCGGTCATGGATTCCTTTCCTGGTCACCTTTTCCATCTGTCTCAGCTACTCGGAAGACTACACAGaagacagggctggggagacTATTTTCCCCCTAAATTTCCTCTGTGTGATCACCCGCCCCCCAATTATCCTTCACGATGGAGCCCACAGAGAGCTGTGTAAGATAGCACAGCTCTGGGGTGGAAGCCAGCCCAAAGGAAAGAGGTTCAAGGGGCCGAGGGATGCCATTTGGAGTCGATGACTAAGGGCAACAGACTGATTGCTTTGAGTTTCCAAAATGACAACTGGCTGGACCATtgaaagcagtctgtgttcttggttgagcgaggcttactctggcgacccagtagagaattctacaagggactgaATAGTAAGCTACACCCGCAGACATAAGACTGCTGATACCAAGAGCCCTCATTCCAggatcctgtggctagacaacgccccaagctcccagtattctggttGGACTCCACCCctagtcacctgaccacagccaagtatgccccgccccacagttacctgggaacagataGTTAGCACAGCCCAcaataaaaggagctgcttgacccctccctctctctgaacttcttagcttcttgtcttctatctcttgcaccctctctccccctcccttctccctctgtccctgtctACGTGGCCATTGCCGGCCTCTGCttttctatcctctctctctctctctctctctctctctctctctNNNNNNNNNNNNNNNNNNNNNNNNNNNNNNNNNNNNNNNNNNNNNNNNNNNNNNNNNNNNNNNNNNNNNNNNNNNNNNNNNNNNNNNNNNNNNNNNNNNNNNNNNNNNNNNNNNNNNNNNNNNNNNNNNNNNNNNNNNNNNNNNNNNNNNNNNNNNNNNNNNNNNNNNNNNNNNNNNNNNNNNNNNNNNNNNNNNNNNNNNNNNNNNcctctccctctccccccccttctctctctcccttctaaaATAAAacgccttaagaccatggattgcttcctttcatctagacttgctGTGCTGGGACAATGTCTTGGGCCTTCCTTTAAAGAGCCACGTCTAATCTCCCAGAGGAAAGTCTTCCAGCCTTTCCAGCTGTGAGACTGAACCAAGGACTCACGCCCCACGCTCAAGTCGGAACCAATGGGCGTCCTTCCCCTGCCCGCCCCTTTTCTCCCTTCGGGCCCCcgggctgactgagctgccccaggggcccccaattcattctcagctcttccattgTGTTCAGCGATGTCCTGAGATGCCCAGAAGCTAGAACCTGTTGTCCCCTTTCTACTACCCCCTCAGACCGGGATACGGCTCACGACAACCAGACGCCCACCCAGGCGGTATGGAGAGCCGCGTCTGCCTGGCTAGAGTACCGGAGCTCTGGCAGGACTTGGGTTactttccctcccacccccttatTTTCCACCCCCTGCCTGGTGGCGGCGCCTGACAACAACTCAGTATCACAACTCTGAGGTTACTATGCTAACCTCCATGCCAGAGTTGGGGAATCTTGCTCAGGAACTCCAAGCATACAGGAGTAGAGAGGGGTTCTGGGTGGCTggaagctccccccccccccacacaacTCCTTCCCAAGCTGTCCTGTTCTTTGGGTGTTAGACCTTCCTATGAAAagacatggaaacacaaactggGCTGGACGGCTTTATTAGGCACTCAGTGTGGTGGCCTAACTCAAGAATGGAAcaataaataaaccatttcctaaaaataaataaatacccaagaAATAAATATCTGGTAAGAACAGGAAGGCTTTTAAATTATTGGGTCAGGGCTGGGAACTAGTGAAGCCCTGCCTGGTCTAAGGCAAATGAGCTAGAGACTGTCCTGCACCATTGGCCAGACTCCAGCCTTAGAGTCTTAATGGGTCAGGGAAGGGAGCTGAAAGGTCACTCCATAGGACTTAAAGCTAGCTGTTAGGAATCTCAAGCTGAGCCTGGGCGCCTGggcaaggacagcagcagcagatcCCGAACAGCCCGAGATAGGACGAGCTCCAGGGAGTGTAGGAGCTGGTAGGTATAGAGCAGCTGGGGCCAGGACACTTGGGATGACACCTGGTTGGAGCCACCCAGAGCCCCTAGGGGcagctccttcccttcctcctcctcttcctcctccttgtcctcttcctcctccaaacAGTTGAATCCTGCAGCCAGCACCTGTGAGGAAAGACCCATGGGTCGCACAGTGCCGCATCAAGAACCTGAAAGAGTTTCCATTCCTTCTGTTGCCCATCACCTCCAATGACATCAGTAACCACAGGCCATGATTGCTCTGGGTAGCCCCTCCCTCAGACTTACAGGGCCAAAGTCTTTATCTAATCTAGACATGTCTCTATTTAaatcttgtattttatttcttttccctttaatatttctatttatttatttaattttatatgtatggatgtgtactacatgtgtgcaaTGCTTAAGGAGGTGAGACAAGacatcaggtctcctggaactggagttaaggacagttaggatggttatgagtcactgtgtgagtgctgagactcaaactcGGGTCTTTTGCAAGACAAAccatgctcttcactgctgagctatctttcatgtatatatatatgaatgagcatgtatgtgcactGCCTGATGACTGGTATTCTTGGAGGTCAGAGAGGGTGCTGGGTGTTAGCATTTATCCTCTgcaaaacagcaagtgctcttagctgctctTGCAATCTCTccaattctgtttcttttctttctttctttctttctttctttctcttcttttctttttttttttcttttgagacagggtttctctgtatagccctggctgtcctggaactcactctgtagaccaggctggcctcgaactcagaaatctgcctgtctctgcctcccaagtgctgggattaaaggtgtgcgccaccactgcccagccatgtttcttatgtttgtttattttacagaATCTTCCTATATAGCCACAGCATAGCCTTGAAATCACAATTCTCTGGCCTCAACCTACCAAGTGTTTGAGACTACAGGAATGCATCACTACACTTGGTATactagataaaaaacaaacaaacaaaacttttattttatatgtataggtgttttgcctgcatgtatgtgcaccacttaACAAGTGCCAAggaggcctggtggtggtggcggtggctgcgcacgactttaatcccagcacttgggaggcagaggcaggcggatttctgagttcgaggtcagcctggtcttcagagcgagttccaggacagccagagctatacagagaaaccctgtcacgaaaaaacaaaaaacagcaacaacaaaacaacaaaacaaaaacaaacaaacaaacaaaaaacaagtgccAAGGAGCTgagaaaaggcatcagatcctctagaattggagttacagatggttgtgagctgccatgtagatgctgagaattgGATCCAAGTCCttggaaagagcagccagtgctgcaAACTACAGGGCTTTCCCTCCAGCCTCCttaccccccccctctctctctctctttctctctctctcttccccccaatctatttatctatctacctatctatctgttttGAAAAACGGTCATGGTAGAGCAAGATGCTCCAAACTGGGTGGGATTGCTTTGCCCTGGAGATCACTGGTCAGGAAATTCTCTGCTGTTAAGGATTTTTCAGGATCAGAGGGGGTGACACAGGTAGTTCCTGTTTTGTATTTTcgattttcttttttactaaagTAAAATTTCTATTGCCCTTTGACCCGCCTCAGAGAAGCTGAGTGAAGTCGGAactggagggagaagagaggataCTGGGCCTGATGATGACAGGGGCTGCCCTGCTGTCCCTCGGCTCTTCTTTCACTGGAGTCCAGCCCTCAAGAGCAGGCAGAGGCTTTTGGGCAGAGCCAGGCTCTAGGGCCGCTACTCACTCAAAGAAGTTGAAGTGTTCCCAGAAGTGTTTCAAAAGAGAGCCAGTGAGCCCATTTGGCTTGTAGATCCCTGGGGTTCAGGGTACAGTGCTCACTCTACCTGGAAGCGGAGGTGCCTGTGCAGGTCCCGGAGATCCAGTCTCATGGCCCACAGCTGCTCCCTCTCTGAGCTAGTCCAGGTCCCCTGGGTCCCCAGCCCTCCCAGCAGGACAGGGAAGGGCTGAAGTGTGGTAGCTAGGAAGCAGAGTCTCTCGGAGTCCTATTGAAGAGAGGGGGAATGGTCAAGAGACAGCCATGGAACACCAAATCGAGCACCAAATTTATGTGGGTCTCTTTTTGATCCTAGCTTCTATTTCATCCACAAGTTGAcactttaaaatctttattatctCATGCATGACAGCACACgtatctaatcccagcactcagcaggcagatacaggtggacctctgtgagtcagaggtcagcttggtctacttagtgagttccaggacagccagggcaaatggtgatgccctgtctcaaaaaaacaaaacaacaacaaaaagtattaTATCACATCTATTTATAGCATGTGTACCAGTGTACATGCCTtggatatcagaggacaacttactgcAATTGGTTCTCTGCTtgtgtcccagggattgaactcaggttgttagccTTGGCACCAAGAGCCTTTCTCTACTGAGCCATATTCACTAGCCTACTTGGATTTATTCTTGCCTTCTCCTATCATTGTGAGGCCGGTCCCATATCCTTAGCCCATATTCTTCTTCTCAACCCATTCCCTCCATCCACagcttctttctgttccttcctttGTCATCCATACAACCTGTCAGTCACATCCTGTTCTGGCATCTCTACCAGCTTTCCCGCCTCACTCCCATTTTcccatttatatgtgtgtgtgtgtgtgtgtgtgtgtgtgtgtgtgtatatacatatatatatatatatatatatatatatatatgtacatatatgtatactgaagctgtcttcagacacagcagaagagggcatcggttgtaagccaccatgtggttgctgggaattgaactcaggacctttggcagagcagtcagtgctcttaaccactgagccatctctccagccctcattttttttttttttttggtgttttcaagacagggtttctatgtatagccctagctgtcctggaattcactctgtagaccagactggcctcgaactcaggaatctgcctgcctctgcctcccaagtgctgggattaaaggcgtgcgccaccaccacccagctgcagCCCTCATTCTTATTCTTAATCTAAATCCACCTCCCTCCACAGGCTCAAATTCAGTTTGTCCATTGTACTTCCTTCTCTCATCTCCAACCCAGTTCTCACCCATATCCACAATTGTCTTTTCTCTGACTTGACCCCACTCCCATCCTAGTCACACATCCCACAGCTACCTCCATTCCTGACCCCATTAGGATCCCACCCCACCTCTTCCCCAACCCAGTGTCATGCTCACCATCTTCTGGTTCCCattttcaaatcccagcatggtccctctccctctttgttCCTCTATCTTTCTCAAATtctagtctctgcctcccaagtatcgggactacagatgtgtaccactacCCTCAGCTTCCAGCTTCACCTTTATATACAGAGACATATTAGCCACACAAATCTGCAGATCCAAGTCTGCTTAAACACCATGTACCATGCTTTACTGCCAGTCTCCCCACCCCCTTACCCTTCACTCACAGAGAGGTGATGCCATGCCTGGAAGGTCAGGGAAACATTGGGGAGATGGTGTCCCAGGGGCAGGAGGTCCAGGTTCACTCCTGGCAAGTGAGATTCAGCCTGAGGGGTAAGTTCTGTTAGTGAGGGCCAGTGGGACTTGGGGGGTATCCTCACCTCCAGACCCGGTTTGCACTAAGGAGACTCACAAAGCTGTGGACATAGCCCTGAACCTCAGAGAGCAGCTTCCTGGCAAGGTATAGGCTGACTGTGAATTCCCTGCGCAGCTCTTGAAGGGTCAGGGGGTCTGTTGGGAACCCCCAGGAACCAGCTTGTACCAGAAGCAAGGGTAGCAGCAACAGGCTGAGCCCTGGAGAGAGGGGTGAAGGGGACAAGATAAAGGCTGTAGAAccctggagaaagaagaaaccagTCTATACAAGCACTGAGTCTCTTTGACTGTCATCTTCAAGCTACTCCCTTTGAACCATCTTTGAACCACAGAGGGTACCCCCATGTCATCTCTGCACACTATTGTAAGAACACCAAAGACAGGATATTAATACACACACTCCAACTAGTTCCCTTGGTCAATTGCCTTTTCCAGCCTATATAACTGCATGTACATGCCCTAGACCTTGCGACTGGGTAAAGTGACTAGCCATGGCTAGTCAGTGAGAGGTCAGGGGGGCAGGGCTGTGTTCCAGATCCATCTAAACACCGGCCAGTACTCTTTCCACCGGGAACAAAGGAAGAACCCACCTGCCCCAGAAAGTGGTGACACTGTGTTCTGCCAAGGATTCCTTGGGTTCACCCAGGCAGCTCTGATGCTTTGAACAGACCTAGGGCATTAGGGGAGACCTGGCAAAGCCAGTGGTTCTATTCTAGGGACCCATATGGAAGAAAAGCCATTGTACACTGAGCCCTTCTGAAGTATATCAGCAGTATGGTCCTGGAAGGGACATGTGGTGGGGGTGGCACTGATGGAGGGGGGAGGCTAGTTCCCTGGTCCTGCCTTGAGCAGGTCACCTCTTATCTTTGTGTCCCAGGCCCCCAACTGTGGAGTGAGAGTCAGGCTATCTGACTTTTCAGGGGACTTCAAGCCCTGCATTTCATGGTAAGGGGGGAGCAAGGCTGTGAAGTGGGGGCTCTGGGAAGAGCGCAATCTTCAATGGTTTCTCTCTCAAGCGGGAGTTACACAATCCTCCCcgaaacccaaaccaaaaccatcCCCATGTCTCTCCCTACCCTTGCTTCTCTCCGGGTCCCTTTCCTATCCATTCATAATCTATAAGCCTCCCCAAAGTGCCCTTAGCAGCGGTCAATGCAAGCTTCAAGGGTCATCTATTTTCCCCATGAACTTTCAGAAGTGGGCAGGAATTGAGATCTCTGGCATTCAGGATTCTTGGTTTGAGAGCCCTTCTGACTCCTTAGTATCCTGGGGACTAAGTAGAACTCTTCCTAGCTCTAGGATGGGGAAAGGGTATGAACCCTTAGGCCTTGGTAAACATTACACCCCAGACTAAAGTGTGCCTGCTCATACCCACTTACTACCTCTCTAAGTTCTGGACACTCCAAGACCCCTTTGTGGAGAATCCTGCCCTCATTCTCCAGCTCTTGAGCCTACCCAGCCCTACCACTTGCCTCTCTTCCTACAATTCTGTTCCTAGTCCTTCATCTGCAGACTGGGTAACCTTCTAAGTTCCAGGTTAGAGACCTTTACCCAGAGGGTTGCCCCCTTGGTCACAGCCACGACTCATACCGGCTCCCCTGTGCCGTTCCTCCAACTGTCCTCCGTTCTTAGCCTCTTTCCTCTACACTCTTCATTTGTCTGCTTAGTCCTGTTCCTAGCCAGGTTGCCTGTCCAGTCCTCCTGACACATCCCAGACAAGTGCTATCACTTGCCCAGCCTGAGCAAAACCATAATTCTGCTGCTGTAACCCCTGCCCACTTACACCAGTCTCATTCCCATGGTCAGCtagccatgcctgtctgcttggCCAAAGTGTTGCCCCTCAGCTTTCTGCCCCAACCCTACCTGTTCAATTTTCCCAACCTCTCCCGGGCTCCACCAACCCTCCCAGCCCTCTGCCCAGTCCCTGCTTCCAACTCACGCCAGCCAAGGCCTCCTGTCGCCTGGCCCATGTCAGGGCCCAGCCTCTGTGTGCAGCCATCTCCTGGGTAGGGGGGTCTTATACTGGGGGCTGCGCCCAGTTTCACTTTCTGTCCTGCTTGTACTTTCAGCTTTGTGCTCAGTAAGTCTTCCCTGGTTAAAATGGGGAAACGTAATTTCCCTTCCCAGAGGGGGAAGCATGGGGGTGGCAGGAAGCTGGGGTTTCAGCCCATTTGAGCTCCAGACCCAGGTCCAGCCCTTCAgtcacctccccacccctgagACTCTGGCCACTCACACAGCACTGTCCACTGGTGGAACCCAAAAAAAGCCCAACCTCCTTGAGTTTCTCTACTGTCACGAGCATCCAGGGGCCATTGGCACTCCATTGTCCTGTGAATGACAGATGGCCAGGTAAGGGAATTACCCATAAGAGGGGACTCAGTGGAGGTGACTCATCCACACCCTCATTTGGTTTACCAGATGGCTGAAGAGTGTGCGGGAAGTTGTTGTTCCATGGTGCTGGATGAGTCTGTGTGGGGCTGGCAGGAACTGGTTTGATGCATTGAGAGCTGCCATTCAGGTGTCTGTAAGCAAGTGTTGTGGATGAAGGAAACCCATCTCAAGGCCATGGTCTCATGATCAGCCTCATCCAGACAATGGCTCAGTCTATGGACAGAGTCACATAGGATTAGGGGTCAGTCCATATGAAAGGGTCAGAACTTGGTCTAAAGGTTAAACTCAGCACCTAGCCTGGGGCCAGTGTATGTCGCCTCTCTCTGTTTGAGGCCAGAGCTACCAATGAACCTTCTGCTGTGACTGGTCAGGGTTAGGCTTAGAGCCTCATCAAGGACAGAGCTGTGCAGTCTTTGACTGAAGCTGTGATTCAGGTGAGGTGAAGGCTTACAATAGGATAAGCACTCAACCAATTACTAGAGCTGAGGTTCAGCCTGCGGCCAGCTTGGGGTTGCTTGAGGTCAGGTCAAGGCTCAGCCACGACCCACAGTAATCCCAGAGCTTTGGCACCATGAAGATCATAGAAATCTACGATCTTCTCAGGGCTGGGGCCTGACCACAGCGTTCCTTCTAGCACAACCTGCTCTCAACCACACCCTTGGTTTCCCATCTTCGGAGAGAGCATGGGGGTTTCTTGCTCTTCCCCAAAGTCCTGCTTTCCTTTTGGGACTTGTGGGGTTTCCCTACTGGGTTCCTGCTGTGAGATAGAAACTAAGGGGGTTTCCCCTTTGGGTACTGCAACTCCTCATCCCTGCCTAGGAACTGCCTGCCCATCTAAGGATTCTTGGGCCACAGTGCCATGGAGATATCAAGTCCTGGAAGCTATTATAGAGCttcaggggaggaaagggaagctggaGCAGAACACTCTGGTCCAGGCAGGTGTTCGTTGCATCAGTCCCAGTGGCAGCAGCTCCTCCACACACTGCTGGTGtggaggtgtgtgggtgtggtggtggggatAAGTATACTGGTCAGCGTACTCTTCTGCACGCCACCCCCCTCCTCACCACAAAGCACTCAATGCTTGGTACTCTGTCAGTCTGTCCACTGCCCTCCCACTGCCTGTCCCTCTGCAAACTAACCACCTCTGATTACAACCGTCTGGGTCCCTGGCTTCCCCTCCCAGCTCCTCTGGCCTTCATCACTTCTCCCAACCTTTAGTTGGAGGCACCCTCACATGTCTGGGCTCAGAAACTGCAATGCAGTCGGAAGTGTTTCGCAAGTGGCTCCACCCATGAGTAGCCGAGCCCTGGACCAATTCCCTCTGCAGTTAGTTTCTCTGGGGGATGGCTCATCCCCTCCTCACACAAGTCTTATCTCAAATGGATTCTTCGCAGTTCTTATAGCTTGCTCATTCTGCTCCCATGCACAGGCTTCCAGCACACTGGCCTTCTGTTACTTTTAGAACACTAGGTCCTTTCCACTTGctgtcccttcttcctttcctcagaTATTGAAGAAATCTCTTCAAAAGATCCCTGCCTGCTGCCTCACCTCACACGACCCACCCAACACAACATTCCTCGGGTGGGAGCTCACCATGCCCCTTGAAACCCAACCAAAAGGATCCACTTGTCTTGTGGATTCTATCCTTTTCCcaagtaatttttatttgtgtgtgtgtgtgtgtgtgtgtgtgtgtgtgtgtgtgtgtgtgtgtgtgtgtgatatgtacagGGCATGTATGtcaaggcacacatgtggaagtcagaggacaattctgtGGAGTCAGTTATCtttttccacctttatgtgagttccagggatccagttCAGATCCTCAGGTTTGTATGGCAATTGCTTTACTCACTGTTAGCCCTCCCTGCTATATTTCTGTGTTTcacctgtttgtctgtctgtctgcctatctatctatctatctatctatctatctatctatcgatgtTTTTCAAGGCTGGGCCTCATgccaggcacggtggcacacaTACTTAATCCCGGTAATttgggaacagaggcaggcagatctttatgaggCTGTCCTGgtctgctacatagtgagaccctgtctccaaacacacacacatacatacatacatacatacatacatacatacatatatatacatacatatatatacacacacatatctatactaaaaattaaagaaaaaataaaataaaactaaaaagacacTGTCTTATTGTGTAGCCCAGAACAGCCTCAAACCTgaactcttcctgcctcagtatccCGAGGGCTATGGCTTAGGCTGGAGCCAACAGGAAATGTAAGGGATGTGGTAAGAGGTGAGAAATGGAAACTAGGAAGCTTGGAGTGTGACTTGCCTATCTTGGATCTTGGTTTCCTCACTGTGACTTGACAGCTAGTTTCACCGGCAGCCACTACACTTACACAAGAAATGAAAACCTAGAGCAAGATCGAAAGAACTGCCCGCCAAGTTTCTAGTTCTTTCCCACACCCGGTGGGTTCTCCAGAGCTTGGGGGAACCCTGAGCTTGGGGGCAGCATCTGCTGACTTGAGTGGAGGCAGGCACGAGAGAGAAGTTTTAGTGGAGGCACGTGGAGAGCAGTAACAGAATGGAGACTGGAACTCAGCCTCCTCGTTTCCAGCTTGGGCTTTACCGGGGAATCCCTAGGTTCTGTGATGTCAGCGCCAAAGCTCACAACTAGCCCCGTGGTGCCACCGAGATGGCCtaaagggaaggcaggaaggcctCGAGTTGAACCTTACCTGGAGGCTTTGAGCCCAGGTGGAGAGCCCCTAATGCCAGCTGTCTCTCAGGCAGGAAGTAGATGAGGCCGAATCAGGCCACACtccatctctttgttttgtttttgatttaaacatctattttatttttagtgttgcatatgtgtgtgtttgtgtctgtgt includes:
- the Apobr gene encoding apolipoprotein B receptor, which gives rise to MSMGEVHRAWGGDTSRRDRGRGSVLGAGENSWVGTDGHCELSGHTETCRMDFLRLRLPGLHQALRGALDSFSAFVSYLIGDTVPTVERQTQGAGELGEVAEGKAVGEKAQEVLEGLRSGQSERAGAPEDTIGCQEGSLAGEQTWGWRADSSVRPQAERQDAGSRKAAEGARDQELSVPLKPEAEPGTHRDRNSNTAQEIWEHGEEEASSGEPLRTWEQKEEKEEVVRAEPGMARGVESQPSWHSEPKGNAGSEGQNVTEDSKEIDWMAKDMVAEVEWLGAKGVDREEERMVSTRDVQSARAQGTQCPGEESEDWAMLSTEAWTVSGREGADSLGIQEAEYGSDPGDNIPEATGRVWVLEEAGQGDQQDEINKQREAEVRFLIQTLETERTLEMTEDQIAGKGAMGDQETGISFEDEERQDLGIRDNGVSLEEEVQAEESSREKRSSWTTEAIPLLPTEAKEEPDLEDSPQARPVELFVGEKSEAAQMTPEGLRVKVAEGQDPEQMRGSQTLTKQLEEGQKDREETSGTPDLSSEGMLSLKEYPWPVGFAGPELEVWGNWSRGVESRNSQEVKADAEAGKEQTAPEQAVEVQAEGGQEVQQPEVFGSGGEEELTSIALNPELEGHQGTEAGTGQSVEESKPTENEAAEGEAAVPWEADGTCRKRSLQELALSPQDQEDTQTSYLADEIIVGIGAVDAKEGPKWEAGLAPETELGEAWYSEGRGEAGRGTGLEEVIEKQSGQEVGLEGSAEEKVSGYDIQEIGGTKEGEQAEMETSVMTEVNGRDGVTLGSQAERAEGSITPVEAEGLLRDQMLLKEEAGGGQSQEWKVHNSEGEIQTLQEEEDATCEAQRTESLETYPGLEDSSGQEGQQTHQIPTVTVPVPSESAEATAGAPGDVHSNWNEALLPGSRLDVSVPRSRVLLSRSSSRRRSRPSFHRNSVPEPQCDPPSPEPQEERTFPEQPLPQLEETPELSATKPERTPVPARRKVLGRGFGFAHPGMMQELQARLGQPKPQ
- the Il27 gene encoding interleukin-27 subunit alpha, whose translation is MGQATGGLGWRLSLLLLPLLLVQAGSWGFPTDPLTLQELRREFTVSLYLARKLLSEVQGYVHSFAESHLPGVNLDLLPLGHHLPNVSLTFQAWHHLSDSERLCFLATTLQPFPVLLGGLGTQGTWTSSEREQLWAMRLDLRDLHRHLRFQVLAAGFNCLEEEEDKEEEEEEEGKELPLGALGGSNQVSSQVSWPQLLYTYQLLHSLELVLSRAVRDLLLLSLPRRPGSA